A DNA window from Paraclostridium bifermentans contains the following coding sequences:
- a CDS encoding Rne/Rng family ribonuclease, with product MKNIVIESLVNSQKVAVLEDGKLSELFIESNSSKNVSNIYRGVVKKALKGIEAYFVDIGSDKLAYLSMKKNEEVKCGQDILVQVNKEAIGTKGAKLNTEISFAGRYLVYIPSNDRLTISNKIKLEKERFRLKKIVQGVDEEFTGIIRTEAVGCSKEEIEQDILDLKEKYNRVLKEYKLGIGPKLLYKDLDFASKYVKDNVNDSVLKIIVNNNDKYEELKNILGHIDKNYKDKLLLENNKDVFDLHSVQSQIDKCLNRKVWLKSGGYLIIDKTEALTVIDVNTGKFTGNSNLEETIYQTNLEAAIEISKLLRIRDIAGIIIVDFIDMQKNEYKKNLLEVLSKETDKDRRKTNVMGMTKLGLVEIARRREKDSIDNYYLSQCFVCKTGESIKSINRILDEIEKEVMRIKEHTSYRQVKIELNPYVSDEIDKNYKDKIDNISKKYNVKINIDKKAEIQHENMNIIFNS from the coding sequence TTGAAAAATATTGTTATAGAGTCATTGGTTAATTCTCAAAAGGTAGCTGTTTTAGAAGATGGAAAATTAAGTGAACTTTTTATAGAGAGTAATTCGAGTAAAAATGTTTCTAATATTTATAGAGGTGTTGTAAAAAAGGCGTTAAAAGGTATAGAAGCTTATTTTGTTGATATTGGAAGTGACAAGCTTGCATATTTAAGCATGAAGAAAAATGAAGAGGTCAAATGTGGACAAGATATTTTGGTTCAAGTAAATAAAGAAGCTATAGGAACAAAAGGTGCAAAGCTTAATACTGAAATAAGTTTTGCAGGAAGATACTTAGTTTATATACCGTCAAATGATAGGCTTACTATATCAAATAAAATAAAATTAGAAAAAGAGAGATTTAGATTAAAAAAAATAGTTCAAGGCGTTGATGAAGAGTTCACAGGTATTATAAGAACTGAAGCGGTAGGATGTTCAAAAGAGGAAATTGAACAAGATATATTAGATTTAAAAGAAAAATACAACAGAGTTTTAAAAGAATATAAGTTAGGAATAGGACCTAAACTTTTATACAAGGATCTTGATTTTGCATCTAAGTATGTAAAAGATAATGTAAATGACAGTGTTTTAAAAATTATTGTGAATAATAATGATAAGTACGAAGAACTAAAAAATATACTAGGACATATTGATAAGAATTATAAAGATAAATTATTATTAGAAAATAATAAGGATGTATTTGACCTACATTCAGTCCAATCTCAGATAGATAAATGTTTAAATAGAAAAGTATGGCTAAAAAGTGGTGGATATTTAATAATAGATAAGACTGAAGCTTTGACAGTGATAGATGTTAACACAGGAAAATTTACTGGAAATTCTAATTTAGAAGAAACAATATATCAAACTAACTTAGAAGCAGCTATAGAAATTTCTAAACTTCTAAGGATTAGGGATATAGCAGGAATAATTATTGTAGATTTTATAGATATGCAAAAAAATGAATACAAAAAAAATCTATTAGAAGTTTTAAGCAAAGAAACGGATAAAGATAGAAGGAAAACAAATGTTATGGGGATGACAAAACTTGGATTAGTTGAAATTGCTAGAAGAAGAGAAAAAGATTCCATAGATAATTACTACCTTAGCCAATGTTTTGTATGTAAAACTGGAGAAAGTATAAAGTCGATTAATAGAATTTTAGACGAAATAGAAAAGGAAGTAATGAGAATAAAAGAACATACTTCGTATAGACAAGTTAAAATAGAATTAAATCCTTATGTTTCAGATGAAATAGATAAAAATTATAAAGATAAAATTGATAATATAAGCAAGAAATACAATGTAAAAATAAATATAGATAAAAAAGCTGAAATTCAGCATGAAAATATGAATATTATTTTTAATAGTTAG
- the rplU gene encoding 50S ribosomal protein L21, whose amino-acid sequence MYAIVKTGGKQYKVAEGDVIFVEKLNANEGDVVTLNEVLACSKDGNLVVGAPTVDGASVTAKVVEQGKAKKVIVFKYKAKKDYRRKNGHRQAYTKLVVEKINA is encoded by the coding sequence ATGTACGCTATAGTTAAAACTGGAGGAAAGCAATACAAAGTTGCTGAAGGTGATGTAATCTTCGTAGAGAAGTTAAACGCTAACGAAGGTGATGTAGTTACTTTAAACGAAGTATTAGCTTGTTCTAAAGATGGAAACTTAGTAGTTGGAGCTCCAACTGTTGATGGTGCATCTGTAACTGCTAAAGTTGTAGAGCAAGGTAAAGCTAAGAAAGTTATAGTTTTCAAATATAAAGCTAAAAAAGACTACAGAAGAAAGAACGGACATCGTCAAGCTTACACTAAGTTAGTAGTTGAAAAAATAAACGCTTAA
- a CDS encoding ribosomal-processing cysteine protease Prp — MIKVKYYQNDDFMLKGFCLNGHADYAELGSDIVCAAVTSNALSVINSLSKLQKIEFDKVIGQEGHIECIVKDEYLDKAQLLLQHFQLAISEIKREYPKNIKILKK, encoded by the coding sequence ATGATAAAAGTTAAATATTATCAAAACGACGATTTCATGCTTAAAGGTTTTTGTCTTAATGGACATGCTGACTATGCAGAACTTGGTTCTGATATTGTATGTGCTGCGGTTACATCCAATGCATTATCAGTTATAAATTCTTTAAGTAAATTGCAGAAAATTGAATTTGATAAAGTTATAGGCCAAGAAGGTCACATTGAATGCATTGTTAAAGATGAATATCTAGACAAAGCTCAATTGTTACTACAACATTTTCAATTAGCTATTAGTGAAATTAAAAGGGAATACCCAAAAAATATAAAAATTCTAAAAAAGTAG
- the rpmA gene encoding 50S ribosomal protein L27, which yields MLKMNLQLLASKKGVGSSKNGRDSVSKRLGVKRFDGQVVTAGSIIVRQRGTKIHPGTNVGKGGDDTLFALVDGAVKFERKDKKRKKVSVYPVAE from the coding sequence ATGTTAAAAATGAACTTACAATTACTTGCATCTAAAAAAGGGGTAGGATCTTCTAAGAACGGTAGAGATTCTGTTTCTAAAAGATTAGGTGTTAAGAGATTCGATGGACAAGTTGTAACTGCTGGAAGTATAATAGTTAGACAAAGAGGAACTAAGATACATCCAGGAACTAACGTAGGTAAAGGTGGAGATGATACTTTATTCGCATTAGTTGACGGTGCTGTTAAATTCGAAAGAAAAGACAAGAAAAGAAAAAAAGTAAGTGTATACCCAGTTGCTGAGTAA
- the obgE gene encoding GTPase ObgE encodes MFIDKARILVKAGNGGNGSVSFRKEKYVPAGGPDGGDGGRGASIIFKVDSGLRTLMDFKYQTKYSAQAGGDGTKKRQAGKNGEDLVLLVPPGTIIRDEATGLIIADLKEEGDEAVVAKGGRGGRGNQHFANAIRQAPAFAKSGTDGEEKWIILELKMIADVGLLGFPNVGKSTFLSVVTKAKPKIANYHFTTLTPNLGVVQTKFGESFVLADIPGLIEGAAEGIGLGHDFLRHVERTKVLIHIVDISGIEGRDALEDFDKINDELKLYNEKLSTRPQVVVANKIDIMEDESNFENFKTELESRGYKVFKMSAATRQGIDDVIAYVAQLLNEVEDVELVTEEEMYRPELVQETEDGLEVEIEDGVYVVTGKALRRIMYSVNFEDMESVQFFQKSMESQGVFDKLREMGIEDGDTVKIYDIEFEFYN; translated from the coding sequence ATGTTTATAGATAAGGCTAGGATACTTGTAAAAGCTGGAAACGGTGGTAACGGATCAGTATCTTTTAGAAAAGAAAAATACGTTCCAGCAGGAGGACCAGACGGAGGAGACGGAGGTCGTGGAGCTAGTATAATATTTAAAGTTGATTCAGGATTAAGAACATTAATGGATTTTAAATATCAAACTAAGTATTCTGCACAAGCTGGTGGAGATGGAACTAAAAAAAGACAAGCTGGTAAAAACGGTGAAGATTTAGTTTTATTAGTTCCTCCAGGAACAATAATAAGAGACGAAGCAACAGGTCTTATAATAGCTGACTTAAAAGAAGAAGGCGATGAAGCAGTAGTTGCAAAAGGTGGAAGAGGTGGAAGAGGAAATCAACACTTCGCCAATGCAATAAGACAAGCTCCTGCATTTGCTAAATCAGGAACTGATGGAGAAGAAAAGTGGATAATATTAGAGTTAAAAATGATAGCTGATGTTGGTTTATTAGGATTCCCAAATGTAGGTAAATCAACATTTTTATCAGTAGTAACTAAAGCTAAACCAAAAATAGCTAACTATCATTTCACAACTTTAACACCAAATTTAGGAGTTGTACAAACTAAGTTTGGCGAAAGTTTTGTACTTGCTGATATACCAGGACTTATAGAAGGTGCTGCAGAAGGTATAGGATTAGGTCATGATTTCTTAAGACACGTTGAAAGAACTAAGGTATTAATCCATATAGTTGATATATCAGGAATAGAAGGCAGAGATGCTTTAGAAGATTTTGATAAAATAAATGATGAGTTAAAGTTATATAATGAAAAGTTATCTACTAGACCTCAAGTTGTTGTTGCTAACAAAATAGACATAATGGAAGATGAAAGTAACTTCGAAAACTTTAAGACTGAATTAGAGTCAAGAGGATATAAAGTATTCAAGATGTCTGCAGCAACAAGACAAGGAATTGATGATGTTATAGCTTACGTTGCTCAATTATTAAATGAAGTTGAAGACGTTGAGTTAGTAACTGAAGAAGAAATGTATAGACCAGAATTAGTTCAAGAAACTGAAGATGGACTAGAAGTTGAAATAGAAGATGGAGTATATGTTGTTACAGGTAAAGCTTTAAGAAGAATAATGTACTCTGTTAACTTTGAAGATATGGAATCTGTTCAGTTCTTCCAAAAATCTATGGAATCTCAAGGTGTATTTGATAAGCTAAGAGAAATGGGCATAGAAGATGGAGATACTGTTAAGATATACGATATAGAATTCGAATTCTATAATTAA
- a CDS encoding YhbY family RNA-binding protein → MLKGKQRAYLRSVANTLKPITQIGKEGVTESFLDQLEDMLKAREIVKVSILENAGLDAKETANAICEAIRAEFVQAIGFKFTIYKKNEEDPKIIFPGHEQAKAKKVDNTVSKKGRPTKKSRR, encoded by the coding sequence ATGTTAAAAGGTAAGCAAAGAGCATACTTAAGATCTGTTGCTAACACTTTAAAACCTATAACTCAAATAGGTAAAGAAGGAGTTACAGAAAGCTTTTTAGATCAATTAGAAGATATGTTAAAAGCTAGAGAAATAGTTAAAGTTTCTATACTAGAAAATGCTGGATTAGATGCTAAAGAAACTGCAAATGCTATATGCGAAGCTATAAGAGCAGAATTTGTTCAAGCTATAGGATTTAAGTTTACTATATATAAAAAAAATGAAGAAGATCCAAAGATAATATTCCCAGGACACGAGCAAGCGAAAGCTAAAAAAGTTGATAATACAGTGTCTAAAAAAGGAAGACCAACTAAAAAATCTAGAAGATAA
- a CDS encoding CoA-disulfide reductase, with protein sequence MRVVIIGGVAAGMSAAAKLKRMKPDYEVVVYEKTDVVSFGACGLPYFVGGFFDDPQNMIARAPEKFVESGIDLKIFHEVTSIDTDSKKLKVQDVKNGEIFEDSYDKLMIATGASSIIPPIKNVKLENVSTLKSLDDGIKVKELMNRDEIKKVAIIGAGFIGLEAVEAAKKLGKEVVVFQLEDRILPQVFDKELTDILEEEIKNHNVDLRLQEIVSELVGEEKVKKVITNKGEYDADLVIIATGVRPNTAFLKDSKVNMLPNGAIIVDEFGKTSVEDIYAAGDCATIKNIVTGQDSYVPLATGANKLGRIVGENLAGANNSFQGSLGSSCIKIMDMEAACTGLTEVQAEKLGIKVKSKFISDFNQTNYYPGRNKMYVKLVYDADTKVILGGQVAGYKDAVQRCNVIAASIFGKLTTSQLGMLDLCYAPPFARTWDILNVAGNVSK encoded by the coding sequence ATGAGAGTTGTAATTATTGGTGGAGTAGCAGCTGGAATGAGTGCTGCTGCAAAATTAAAAAGAATGAAACCTGATTATGAAGTAGTTGTATATGAAAAAACAGATGTTGTATCATTTGGAGCATGTGGACTTCCATATTTTGTTGGCGGTTTTTTCGATGATCCTCAAAATATGATAGCAAGAGCGCCTGAGAAGTTTGTTGAAAGTGGAATAGACTTAAAAATATTCCATGAAGTAACTTCAATTGATACTGATTCAAAAAAATTAAAAGTTCAAGATGTAAAAAATGGAGAAATATTTGAAGATTCATATGATAAATTAATGATAGCAACAGGAGCTAGCAGCATAATACCTCCTATAAAAAATGTTAAACTTGAAAATGTGTCAACATTAAAGAGTTTAGATGATGGTATAAAAGTTAAAGAACTAATGAATAGAGATGAAATAAAAAAAGTTGCTATAATTGGTGCAGGATTTATAGGTCTTGAAGCAGTTGAAGCAGCTAAAAAATTAGGGAAAGAAGTAGTGGTATTCCAACTAGAAGATAGAATTTTACCTCAAGTATTTGACAAAGAACTTACTGATATATTAGAAGAAGAAATTAAAAATCATAATGTTGATTTAAGATTACAGGAAATAGTTAGTGAGTTAGTTGGAGAAGAAAAAGTTAAAAAGGTTATAACAAATAAAGGTGAATATGATGCAGATTTAGTTATAATAGCAACTGGAGTAAGACCGAATACAGCATTTTTAAAAGATAGTAAAGTTAATATGCTACCAAATGGAGCAATTATTGTTGATGAATTTGGAAAAACTTCAGTAGAAGACATATATGCAGCGGGTGACTGTGCAACTATAAAAAATATAGTAACAGGACAAGATTCATATGTTCCACTTGCAACAGGAGCTAATAAATTAGGAAGAATAGTTGGAGAAAATTTAGCTGGAGCTAATAATAGTTTCCAAGGGTCTTTAGGATCTAGTTGTATAAAAATTATGGATATGGAAGCTGCATGTACAGGATTAACAGAAGTACAAGCAGAAAAGTTAGGAATAAAGGTTAAATCTAAGTTTATATCAGACTTTAACCAAACTAATTATTATCCAGGAAGAAATAAAATGTATGTAAAGCTTGTATATGATGCTGATACAAAAGTTATATTAGGAGGACAAGTTGCAGGATATAAAGATGCTGTTCAAAGATGTAATGTAATAGCTGCATCTATATTTGGGAAATTAACAACTAGTCAATTAGGTATGCTAGATTTATGTTATGCACCACCATTTGCAAGAACATGGGATATCCTTAATGTAGCAGGTAATGTATCTAAATAA
- a CDS encoding cation:proton antiporter gives MENTVEAIATNNLLIIFSAIVVIGVILGKLSEKLKLPDVILYLIAGIIIGPAVLNLISVDSFPIENNLILTFGSAFILYEGGREVNLKVLNKVKVSVGLLATLGVVISTIVVGFATNKIFGLPIMTSLLVGGIIASTDPAALIPVFKQVTIKDKIKQTVVSESAFNDAVGAIIVSTLLAIVTSGSFSVGESAKELLVAVVVGVIVGIIIGYVFSVLICDNKWGIFHSYAPIISILKVILAYEIATYLHGSGYMAVFIVGLIAGNKKLFGLWVPEESFQSEHHFRESVASLCRMSIFVVLGTHVDLGALSQYWLPSLIVVLVLMFIARPLVVLICTVFDIKAKWKINDKLFMMWVRETGVIPAALSGIVVSMKVPGYEIISSIVFMTILITLIVQASTTKLVAKKLDVLEFNEENVEQEKAA, from the coding sequence ATGGAAAATACAGTAGAAGCTATTGCTACCAATAATTTATTAATAATATTTTCAGCAATAGTTGTAATAGGAGTCATATTAGGAAAATTAAGTGAAAAGCTTAAATTACCAGATGTAATACTATACTTAATAGCAGGAATCATAATAGGACCGGCAGTTTTAAACTTAATAAGTGTAGATTCATTTCCTATAGAAAATAATCTTATATTAACTTTTGGATCGGCATTTATCCTTTATGAAGGTGGCCGAGAAGTTAATTTAAAAGTTTTAAATAAAGTAAAGGTTAGTGTAGGGCTATTAGCAACCTTAGGAGTTGTAATATCAACTATAGTAGTAGGATTTGCTACTAATAAAATTTTTGGACTTCCAATAATGACATCTTTACTTGTAGGAGGAATAATAGCATCAACAGACCCTGCAGCACTTATACCAGTATTTAAGCAAGTTACTATAAAAGATAAAATAAAGCAAACAGTTGTAAGTGAGTCTGCATTTAACGATGCAGTAGGAGCTATAATTGTAAGTACACTTCTTGCGATAGTTACATCAGGAAGCTTTTCAGTCGGAGAAAGTGCAAAAGAGCTCTTAGTAGCAGTTGTTGTAGGAGTTATAGTGGGAATTATTATTGGATATGTATTCTCAGTTCTTATATGTGATAATAAATGGGGAATATTCCATTCATATGCACCTATAATATCTATACTTAAAGTTATATTAGCTTATGAAATAGCAACATACTTACATGGAAGTGGATATATGGCGGTATTTATAGTTGGGCTTATAGCTGGAAATAAAAAATTATTTGGATTATGGGTTCCTGAAGAATCTTTCCAATCTGAACATCACTTTAGAGAAAGTGTAGCATCTTTATGCCGTATGTCAATATTTGTTGTATTAGGTACACATGTTGATTTAGGAGCACTATCTCAATATTGGTTACCTTCTTTAATAGTAGTATTAGTTTTAATGTTTATTGCAAGACCACTAGTAGTATTAATTTGTACAGTATTTGATATTAAAGCTAAATGGAAAATAAACGATAAGTTATTTATGATGTGGGTAAGAGAAACTGGAGTTATCCCCGCTGCCTTATCTGGGATAGTGGTATCGATGAAAGTTCCAGGGTATGAGATAATATCTTCAATAGTATTTATGACAATTCTAATAACTTTAATAGTTCAAGCTAGTACTACTAAGCTAGTAGCTAAAAAGTTAGATGTATTAGAGTTTAATGAAGAGAACGTAGAACAAGAAAAAGCTGCATAA
- a CDS encoding MerR family transcriptional regulator, with product MYKVNEVSKLSGVSIRMLHHYDKIGVLIPSKKTEKNYRLYSDEDIKRLYQILTLKELDFPLNEIKKILDDKNLNKKEVLSFQKELILEKRNRLNNIIQSIDEQINDLGGNKTMSKKDFKVFDYEKIKQHEEKYKDETKRKYGDSDAYSECKEKTSSYGENDWKKISDEANKIYEELAQLMDKSPADEEVQIVIEKWRNHISENFYDCTIEIFKGLGIMYVADERFTKNIDKYKSGLAQFLSDGINAYCDNHK from the coding sequence ATGTATAAAGTAAATGAAGTTTCGAAACTAAGTGGAGTAAGTATTAGAATGCTTCACCATTATGATAAAATTGGAGTTTTAATTCCTAGTAAAAAAACTGAAAAGAACTATAGGCTATATAGCGATGAAGATATAAAAAGATTATATCAAATCTTAACACTTAAAGAATTGGATTTTCCATTGAATGAAATTAAAAAAATTTTAGATGATAAAAATTTAAACAAGAAAGAAGTTTTATCATTTCAAAAAGAATTGATATTAGAAAAAAGAAACAGATTAAATAATATAATTCAATCTATTGATGAACAAATAAATGACTTAGGAGGAAATAAGACTATGAGTAAAAAAGATTTTAAGGTATTTGATTATGAAAAAATTAAACAGCACGAGGAAAAATATAAAGATGAAACAAAGAGAAAGTATGGGGATAGTGATGCTTATAGTGAATGTAAAGAAAAAACTAGTTCATATGGCGAAAACGATTGGAAGAAAATAAGCGACGAAGCTAATAAAATTTATGAAGAATTGGCACAATTGATGGATAAATCTCCTGCAGATGAAGAAGTGCAAATTGTCATTGAAAAATGGAGAAATCATATAAGTGAAAACTTTTATGATTGTACAATAGAGATCTTTAAAGGCTTAGGAATAATGTATGTAGCAGATGAGAGATTTACAAAAAATATAGATAAGTATAAATCAGGATTAGCTCAATTTTTAAGTGATGGAATTAATGCATATTGTGATAATCATAAATAA
- a CDS encoding KUP/HAK/KT family potassium transporter, whose translation MSSSKKVSIASLLVALGIVYGDIGTSPLYVMKAILATNGGYISNELVLGGVSLVFWTLTLQTTIKYVILTLKADNNGEGGIFSLYTLVRKRAKWLIVPAVIGGAALLADGMITPPVTVTSAIEGLNLIWTLSTKTVVITVIFILIFLFSFQKFGTAKIGKLFGPMMFVWFSMLAILGVSQIVQNPYIIKALNPYYAINLLIESPKSTYILGAVFLCTTGAEALYSDLGHCGRKNIYYTWTFVKTCLVFNYLGQGAWLISRNGEQITQNPFFLIMPQSFIMPGVIIATLAAIIASQALISGSFTLISEAIKLNLFPRLRVRYPNEEKGQIYIPAINYILGIGCILLVLYFKKSENMEAAYGLAITVTMLMTTILLSQYQRYNRRKPKLSIVVLIVFGCIELSFLYANLFKFFRGGYITLCIGLIIIFIMYTWIHGTHIKQKYSQYSKISDHLDKFEAIDKDTELPIYATHTVYLTQSQNRKYVENKILHSIFNKRPKRSKYYWFIHVKVTDEPYTMNYKVFTIKPNKIFSIEFQLGFRVSQRINVFLREVIQNLISTGELEFTPKEYMLDNSQDKNVGDFKFVLIEEALSNESNLSKWDSLIMSFKVIIKRVTVSPSKWFGIDTSIVEVEKVPITIGHRNKVELKRVR comes from the coding sequence ATGAGCAGCAGTAAAAAAGTTAGTATAGCATCACTGTTAGTAGCTTTAGGAATTGTATATGGAGATATAGGAACATCGCCATTATATGTTATGAAAGCTATATTGGCTACTAACGGTGGATACATCTCTAATGAATTAGTATTAGGTGGTGTATCACTTGTTTTTTGGACTTTAACCCTTCAAACAACTATAAAGTATGTTATATTGACCCTTAAAGCAGATAATAATGGAGAGGGAGGAATATTTTCCTTATATACTTTAGTTAGAAAAAGAGCTAAATGGCTGATTGTTCCAGCTGTTATAGGTGGAGCTGCACTTTTAGCAGATGGTATGATTACTCCCCCTGTTACAGTTACCTCAGCTATTGAAGGGTTGAATTTAATATGGACGTTAAGTACAAAGACTGTAGTTATTACAGTCATATTTATTTTAATATTTTTATTTTCATTCCAAAAATTTGGAACAGCTAAGATTGGTAAATTGTTTGGACCGATGATGTTTGTTTGGTTTAGTATGTTAGCTATACTTGGAGTTAGCCAAATAGTACAAAATCCTTATATAATTAAGGCATTAAATCCTTATTATGCTATAAATCTATTAATTGAAAGTCCTAAAAGCACATATATTTTAGGCGCTGTTTTTCTTTGTACAACAGGAGCAGAAGCACTTTATTCAGACTTAGGTCATTGTGGAAGAAAAAATATATATTATACATGGACTTTTGTAAAAACATGCTTAGTTTTTAATTACTTAGGGCAAGGGGCTTGGTTAATTTCTAGAAATGGAGAACAAATAACTCAAAATCCATTTTTCTTGATAATGCCACAAAGTTTTATTATGCCTGGGGTTATAATTGCTACATTAGCAGCAATTATAGCTAGTCAAGCATTGATTTCAGGATCATTTACTTTAATATCAGAGGCTATAAAGTTAAATTTATTTCCAAGGTTAAGAGTTAGATATCCTAATGAAGAAAAAGGCCAAATATATATACCTGCAATAAATTATATATTAGGGATAGGTTGTATATTACTAGTATTGTATTTCAAGAAATCTGAAAATATGGAAGCTGCATATGGGCTTGCAATTACAGTAACTATGTTAATGACAACAATACTATTATCACAGTACCAAAGATACAATAGAAGAAAACCAAAGTTAAGCATCGTAGTATTAATAGTATTTGGATGTATTGAACTGAGCTTTTTATATGCGAATTTATTTAAGTTCTTTAGAGGTGGATATATAACATTATGTATAGGATTGATAATAATATTCATAATGTATACTTGGATACATGGAACTCATATAAAGCAAAAATATAGTCAGTATAGTAAAATTTCTGATCACTTAGATAAATTTGAAGCTATAGATAAAGATACAGAGTTACCTATTTATGCAACACATACAGTTTATTTGACTCAATCACAAAATAGAAAATATGTGGAAAATAAGATACTACATTCTATATTTAATAAGAGACCAAAGCGTTCTAAGTATTATTGGTTTATCCATGTTAAAGTAACTGATGAGCCATATACAATGAACTATAAAGTATTTACAATAAAGCCAAATAAAATATTCAGTATAGAATTTCAACTTGGGTTTAGAGTTAGCCAAAGAATAAATGTTTTTCTAAGAGAAGTTATACAAAATTTAATATCAACAGGAGAATTAGAATTTACGCCTAAAGAATACATGTTGGACAATAGCCAAGATAAAAATGTAGGAGATTTTAAATTTGTATTAATTGAAGAAGCATTATCTAATGAAAGTAATCTTTCAAAATGGGATAGTCTTATAATGAGTTTTAAAGTGATTATAAAAAGAGTAACAGTTTCACCATCAAAATGGTTTGGGATAGATACAAGTATAGTAGAAGTTGAGAAAGTTCCTATAACTATAGGTCATAGAAATAAAGTTGAATTGAAAAGAGTTCGCTAA
- a CDS encoding response regulator transcription factor, with translation MGYILLLEDDRSLNRGISFKLKREGYKVFTTFSIKEAKDIFLNEKIDLIISDIGLPDGDGFAFCEYIRTISDVHIIMLTALDQEVDIVTGYDVGADDYITKPFSLIILISKVNAIMKRIGNSSNETCISCDGITFNYVDSKLTKEENEIILSKNESKLLKYLMENSCQTITKEQLMEALWDIDGNYVDENTVAVNIRRLRQKVEDNPSNPKFIKNIRGIGYTFEKRCMKK, from the coding sequence ATGGGATATATTTTATTATTAGAGGATGATAGGTCTTTAAATAGGGGGATAAGTTTTAAATTAAAAAGAGAAGGATATAAAGTATTTACAACATTTAGTATAAAAGAAGCTAAAGATATATTTTTAAATGAAAAAATTGATTTGATTATATCTGATATTGGACTTCCTGATGGAGATGGGTTTGCGTTTTGTGAATATATAAGAACTATAAGTGATGTTCATATAATAATGCTAACTGCATTAGACCAAGAAGTTGATATAGTTACAGGGTATGATGTTGGAGCAGATGATTACATTACAAAACCATTTAGTTTAATTATTTTAATATCTAAAGTAAATGCAATTATGAAGAGGATTGGAAACTCTAGTAATGAAACTTGTATAAGTTGTGATGGCATAACTTTTAACTATGTAGATAGCAAGCTTACAAAAGAAGAAAATGAAATAATTCTTAGCAAAAACGAAAGTAAGTTACTTAAATATTTAATGGAAAACTCATGTCAAACTATAACTAAAGAACAATTGATGGAAGCTTTGTGGGATATTGATGGAAATTATGTAGATGAAAATACTGTAGCTGTAAATATAAGAAGACTTAGACAAAAGGTTGAAGATAATCCATCTAATCCTAAATTCATAAAAAATATAAGAGGGATTGGATACACTTTTGAAAAGAGGTGTATGAAAAAATGA